From the Amycolatopsis thermoflava N1165 genome, one window contains:
- a CDS encoding HoxN/HupN/NixA family nickel/cobalt transporter gives MAVLDRQGRRSITGMAATVALLHVIGWGTLVLLVVPGHYAIGQAGVFGVGLGVTAYTLGMRHAFDADHIAAIDNTTRKLMMDGRRPLSVGFWFSLGHSSVVFGLCLLLGLGVRTLAGQVTSDSSTLHAVTGLIGTLVSGGFLLLIGVLNLVALRHIAGVFRRMRAGDYDEAELERRLDERGFLNRILGRVARSVRKPWHMYPLGLLFGLGFDTATEVSLLVLAGGAAAFDLPWYALLTLPVLFAAGMSLLDTADGVFMNFAYGWALVTPVRKVFYNLTVTALSVAVALVIGGVELLGLLAERLNVTSGPLAWAASMDLADVGYLLVGLFAVTWLVALVVWRAGRMGQRWAPEAAE, from the coding sequence ATGGCGGTCCTCGACCGGCAGGGCAGGCGCAGCATCACCGGGATGGCCGCGACGGTGGCCCTGTTGCACGTGATCGGCTGGGGCACGCTGGTGCTGCTGGTGGTGCCCGGCCACTACGCGATCGGGCAGGCGGGGGTGTTCGGCGTCGGCCTCGGCGTCACGGCGTACACCCTCGGCATGCGGCACGCGTTCGACGCCGACCACATCGCCGCCATCGACAACACCACCCGCAAGCTGATGATGGACGGCAGGCGCCCGCTGTCGGTCGGGTTCTGGTTCTCCCTCGGGCATTCCAGCGTGGTGTTCGGCCTGTGCCTGCTGCTCGGGCTGGGGGTGCGCACGCTGGCAGGCCAGGTCACTTCGGACTCCTCGACGCTGCACGCCGTGACCGGCCTGATCGGCACGCTCGTGTCCGGCGGGTTCCTGCTGCTGATCGGCGTGCTGAACCTGGTGGCGCTGCGGCACATCGCGGGGGTGTTCCGGCGGATGCGCGCGGGCGACTACGACGAGGCCGAACTGGAGCGGCGGCTGGACGAGCGCGGTTTCCTGAACCGGATCCTGGGCCGGGTCGCACGGTCGGTGCGCAAGCCGTGGCACATGTACCCGCTGGGCCTGCTGTTCGGGCTCGGGTTCGACACCGCGACCGAGGTGTCGCTGCTGGTCCTCGCCGGCGGTGCGGCGGCCTTCGACCTGCCCTGGTACGCGCTGCTGACGCTACCGGTGCTGTTCGCCGCCGGGATGAGCCTGCTGGACACCGCGGACGGGGTGTTCATGAACTTCGCCTACGGGTGGGCGCTGGTCACGCCGGTGCGGAAGGTCTTCTACAACCTGACGGTCACCGCGTTGTCGGTCGCGGTCGCCCTGGTCATCGGCGGTGTCGAACTGCTCGGCCTGCTCGCGGAGCGGCTGAACGTGACGAGCGGACCGCTGGCCTGGGCGGCGAGCATGGACCTGGCCGACGTCGGGTACCTGCTGGTCGGCCTGTTCGCGGTGACCTGGCTGGTCGCGCTCGTGGTGTGGCGCGCCGGGCGGATGGGGCAGCGCTGGGCGCCCGAGGCCGCCGAGTGA
- a CDS encoding TROVE domain-containing protein, with protein sequence MSKFNLLRRRPAARSPIVTVAAPGVVNHQGGAGHVRDAKSELFLLAVANMVGEDTFYEAADDRDSRYAELVRRVTLKDPQWTSRFLRWLRTEANMRSASLVGAAEFVKARLDNRADDGLSNRAVVASVLQRADEPGELIAYWFARYGRRLPKPVKRGVADAVRALYDERSFLKWDSGNRGVRFADVLRLVHPAPRDAVQDALFEHILRDGPPAPELTVLTRRRALMALPVDQRRTALDPAELRGAGMTWEALAGWLQGPLDAEAWQAVIPGMGYMALLRNVRNFDEAGIPDEVADRVAARLADPGQVARSRQFPFRFLSAYRSARSSRWDAALERALDASLANVPSLPGRTLILIDRSASMWMCDRRSAVTFADQAAVFGCALAVRAEKPTVVVFGWDSREVEVPRDGALLPFVESLDMFSATNTAAAVRRHYRRHDRVVLLTDEQSATADASAGLPRRVPLYVWNVAGYRYGGTPSGLGNRHTFGGLTDAAFRMIPLLEAGRVARWPF encoded by the coding sequence ATGTCCAAGTTCAACCTGCTCCGCCGAAGACCGGCGGCCCGGTCCCCGATCGTCACGGTCGCGGCGCCCGGCGTCGTCAACCACCAGGGTGGCGCCGGTCACGTCCGCGACGCCAAGTCCGAGCTGTTCCTGCTCGCGGTCGCGAACATGGTCGGCGAGGACACCTTCTACGAGGCCGCGGACGACCGCGACAGCCGGTACGCCGAGCTGGTCCGCCGCGTCACGCTGAAGGATCCACAGTGGACTTCCCGGTTCCTGCGGTGGCTGCGCACCGAGGCGAACATGCGCTCCGCGTCGCTCGTCGGCGCGGCCGAGTTCGTCAAGGCACGCCTGGACAACCGCGCGGACGACGGGCTGTCGAACCGCGCCGTGGTGGCGAGCGTCCTGCAGCGCGCGGACGAGCCGGGTGAGCTCATCGCGTACTGGTTCGCGAGGTACGGCCGCCGCCTGCCGAAGCCCGTCAAGCGCGGGGTCGCCGACGCCGTGCGCGCGCTGTACGACGAGCGGTCCTTCCTGAAGTGGGACAGCGGCAACCGCGGCGTGCGGTTCGCCGACGTGCTGCGGCTGGTGCACCCGGCGCCGCGGGACGCCGTGCAGGACGCCCTGTTCGAGCACATCCTGCGCGACGGCCCGCCGGCGCCGGAGCTGACCGTGCTGACCCGGCGACGGGCGCTCATGGCACTCCCGGTCGACCAGCGCCGGACAGCACTGGACCCGGCGGAGCTGCGCGGGGCGGGCATGACGTGGGAGGCGCTCGCCGGGTGGCTGCAGGGCCCGCTGGACGCCGAGGCTTGGCAGGCTGTCATCCCGGGCATGGGGTACATGGCACTCCTCCGTAACGTTCGGAACTTCGACGAGGCCGGCATCCCGGACGAGGTGGCGGACCGGGTGGCGGCGCGGCTCGCCGATCCGGGTCAGGTGGCGCGGTCGCGGCAGTTCCCGTTCCGGTTCCTGTCCGCCTACCGCTCCGCGCGGTCGTCGCGGTGGGACGCGGCTCTGGAGCGGGCCCTGGACGCGTCGCTGGCCAACGTGCCGTCCCTGCCGGGGCGGACGCTGATCCTGATCGACCGGTCCGCCTCCATGTGGATGTGCGACCGGCGGTCGGCCGTCACGTTCGCCGACCAGGCCGCCGTGTTCGGGTGCGCGCTGGCGGTGCGGGCGGAGAAGCCGACGGTCGTGGTGTTCGGCTGGGACAGCCGCGAGGTCGAGGTTCCGCGCGACGGCGCACTGCTGCCGTTCGTGGAAAGTCTCGACATGTTCTCGGCCACGAACACCGCGGCGGCGGTGCGCAGGCACTACCGCCGCCACGACCGGGTCGTCCTCCTGACCGACGAGCAGTCCGCGACGGCGGACGCGTCGGCCGGGTTGCCGCGCCGGGTTCCGCTCTACGTGTGGAACGTCGCCGGGTACCGGTACGGCGGCACGCCGTCCGGGCTGGGCAACCGGCACACGTTCGGCGGGCTGACCGACGCGGCCTTCCGGATGATCCCGCTGCTGGAAGCCGGCCGCGTCGCGCGCTGGCCGTTCTGA
- a CDS encoding cytochrome P450, producing MSQSSDPATADPVRDRARTFDHLDPAQAATIHETLAAFRKTCPVAHSEAHGGMYVVTRFDDLRHVARHGETFSSAAEVGAVVVAPETGGVIAPLFEQDLEEHAGWRRHLQPFFTPPAAAGHEDYIRRVAREVVAALAPRGQADLVPDLCAKIPPLVIASLLGLPEEQRPTLAALVHGLAAADSAAAAEAIGREYTEFLLAHIRSRRGKSGSDVLTSVVNSEINGRLASDHELLKFAFLLIAAGNLTTTDQLASILLELAQDPALRRRVVAEPGLIPQLVEESVRHESAVAATGRTVVRETELAGVPLRPGDRMLLTWGSGNRDEEHFPDGDEFRLGRPRRPHLGWGAGAHRCLGLHVARVELRVICEEFLAAIPEFTLPDGFVPERTYGVIRGVKALPVTWPVQAGPSGS from the coding sequence GTGAGCCAGTCCAGTGATCCGGCGACCGCCGATCCGGTGCGGGACCGAGCCCGGACCTTCGACCACCTCGACCCTGCCCAGGCCGCGACGATCCACGAGACGCTGGCAGCGTTCCGGAAGACGTGCCCAGTAGCGCACAGCGAGGCGCACGGTGGGATGTACGTGGTGACTCGGTTCGACGACCTGCGGCACGTGGCCCGGCACGGCGAAACCTTCTCCTCCGCGGCCGAGGTCGGCGCCGTGGTCGTGGCGCCGGAGACCGGTGGCGTGATCGCGCCGCTGTTCGAGCAGGACCTGGAGGAGCACGCCGGCTGGCGCCGCCACCTGCAGCCGTTCTTCACCCCGCCCGCCGCGGCCGGGCACGAGGACTACATCCGCCGCGTGGCGCGGGAAGTCGTGGCCGCTCTGGCGCCGCGCGGGCAGGCGGACCTGGTGCCGGACCTGTGCGCGAAGATCCCGCCGCTGGTGATCGCGTCCCTGCTGGGCCTGCCGGAAGAGCAGCGGCCGACGCTGGCCGCGCTCGTGCACGGCCTGGCGGCGGCCGACAGCGCGGCGGCCGCGGAGGCGATCGGTCGCGAGTACACCGAGTTCCTGCTGGCGCACATCCGGTCCCGCCGCGGCAAGTCCGGGTCGGACGTCCTCACGTCGGTGGTCAACAGCGAGATCAACGGCAGGCTCGCGAGCGACCACGAGCTGCTGAAGTTCGCGTTCCTGCTGATCGCGGCGGGCAACCTGACCACGACGGACCAGCTCGCCAGCATCCTGCTCGAACTCGCGCAGGACCCCGCCCTGCGCCGGCGGGTCGTCGCCGAGCCGGGGCTGATCCCGCAGCTGGTGGAGGAAAGCGTGCGGCACGAGTCCGCCGTCGCCGCGACCGGCCGGACGGTGGTGCGGGAAACGGAGCTGGCCGGCGTCCCGCTGCGGCCCGGTGACCGGATGCTGCTGACGTGGGGGTCGGGCAACCGCGACGAAGAGCACTTCCCCGACGGCGACGAGTTCCGGCTGGGCCGTCCGCGCCGCCCGCACCTCGGCTGGGGCGCGGGCGCCCACCGCTGCCTCGGGCTGCACGTCGCCAGGGTCGAACTGCGGGTCATCTGCGAAGAGTTCCTCGCGGCGATCCCGGAGTTCACGCTCCCGGACGGCTTCGTGCCCGAACGGACCTACGGCGTCATCCGCGGGGTGAAAGCGCTTCCGGTGACCTGGCCCGTCCAGGCCGGCCCGAGCGGGAGTTGA
- a CDS encoding DUF2268 domain-containing protein — protein sequence MSITVLDTCSAMRRILRAPVAERTELLRSMLEANRGMYRYFPGELDLVALHHQSAGFPVDRDEERCLEALDTLEAAGAWERMQRALDDALVVLSEANPGLAAPDITVLFVLGDPGDEHFMGPCKGLTGFGGISGNIAITFWPFPENVERLEATAVHELHHNLRWAPGGVVWDPTTVTVGDHVVGEGLADAFARELYGEELGPARIGVPYRHDDEVFAKVLTGLDVTGMENFTAWVHGDPGAERMGVTPVGLPMGGGYAAGLRLVDTYLAATGTTAAQALHVEASEIIAATLGRG from the coding sequence ATGTCGATCACTGTTCTGGACACCTGCTCCGCCATGCGCCGGATCCTGCGGGCCCCGGTCGCCGAGCGCACCGAGCTGCTGCGTTCCATGCTCGAGGCCAACCGGGGCATGTACCGCTACTTCCCCGGTGAGCTCGATCTGGTGGCCCTGCACCACCAGTCGGCCGGGTTCCCGGTCGACCGGGACGAGGAGCGGTGCCTCGAAGCGCTGGACACGCTGGAGGCGGCCGGGGCTTGGGAGCGGATGCAACGCGCGCTCGACGACGCCCTCGTCGTGCTGTCGGAGGCGAACCCGGGCCTGGCGGCCCCGGACATCACCGTGCTGTTCGTCCTCGGCGATCCGGGTGACGAGCACTTCATGGGTCCCTGCAAGGGGTTGACCGGGTTCGGCGGCATCTCGGGCAACATCGCGATCACGTTCTGGCCCTTCCCGGAGAACGTGGAGCGGCTGGAAGCCACCGCCGTGCACGAACTCCACCACAACCTGCGGTGGGCGCCGGGCGGGGTCGTGTGGGACCCGACGACCGTCACGGTCGGCGATCACGTGGTCGGCGAGGGCCTGGCCGACGCCTTCGCCCGGGAGCTCTACGGCGAAGAGCTCGGCCCGGCCCGCATCGGCGTGCCGTACCGGCACGACGACGAGGTGTTCGCGAAGGTGCTCACCGGTCTCGACGTGACGGGCATGGAGAACTTCACCGCCTGGGTGCACGGTGACCCGGGCGCCGAGCGCATGGGCGTCACCCCGGTGGGGTTGCCGATGGGCGGCGGGTACGCCGCGGGCCTCCGGCTGGTCGACACCTACCTGGCGGCGACGGGGACGACCGCGGCGCAGGCCCTGCACGTCGAGGCGTCGGAGATCATCGCCGCCACGCTCGGGCGCGGGTGA
- a CDS encoding MerR family transcriptional regulator has translation MEWTIQELAARAGITSRTLRHYDRVGLLTPSRIGANGYRYYDATAVARLQRILLMRRLGMGLPAIAGVLAEEVDVCDGLRAHIAQLEGERDRIDRQIRSVRHTLEALEAGAEPQMDVMLAGFNDHYEEEVVSRWGERAFRAANDWWHGKTLDQQRAWKRAAEDLVAAWVAAARSGISATSEPAQALAARHVEWLSRIPGTPTADGDRERSIEMVHAIGDMYVDDPRYAGMYEDATKAAFVRDALQAYARTRM, from the coding sequence ATGGAGTGGACCATCCAGGAGCTCGCGGCGCGGGCCGGCATCACCAGCCGGACCCTGCGCCACTACGACCGCGTCGGGCTCCTGACGCCCTCCCGGATCGGCGCGAACGGCTACCGCTACTACGACGCCACCGCCGTGGCGCGGCTGCAGCGGATCCTGCTCATGCGCCGGCTCGGGATGGGCCTGCCCGCCATCGCCGGCGTACTGGCCGAGGAGGTGGACGTGTGCGACGGGCTGCGCGCCCACATCGCTCAGCTGGAAGGGGAACGGGACCGCATCGACCGGCAGATCCGGTCGGTGCGGCACACCCTGGAAGCGCTCGAGGCGGGCGCGGAGCCGCAGATGGACGTCATGCTGGCGGGGTTCAACGACCACTACGAGGAAGAGGTGGTCTCCCGCTGGGGTGAGCGCGCGTTCCGCGCGGCGAACGACTGGTGGCACGGCAAGACGCTCGACCAGCAGCGAGCCTGGAAGCGGGCCGCCGAGGACCTCGTCGCCGCCTGGGTCGCGGCGGCGAGGAGCGGGATCTCCGCGACCTCGGAGCCCGCACAGGCGCTCGCGGCCCGGCACGTCGAATGGCTGAGCCGGATCCCGGGCACCCCCACCGCCGACGGCGACCGGGAACGCTCGATCGAAATGGTGCACGCCATCGGCGACATGTACGTCGACGATCCCCGCTACGCGGGCATGTACGAGGACGCCACGAAGGCAGCCTTCGTCCGCGACGCGCTCCAGGCGTACGCGCGGACCCGGATGTAG
- a CDS encoding pyruvate, phosphate dikinase, whose amino-acid sequence MRVTAIGAPRVLILDGSVDPDPVVVGGKAAGIARMISAGFPVPPAFAVSTAVCRDFLAGGDPVLDAVWAEIRAAMGHLEQQTGKEFGSADAPLLVSVRSGAATSMPGMMDTVLNLGLTPEIAEGLARTRGAEYARDTRSRFEKLFSEVVGEEVPADPWDQLRLAIAAVFRSWRSPRAVAYRRKHRLDDDAGTAVTVQAMVFGNADERSGTGVLFTRNPSTGEPAPFGEWLTRAQGEDVVSGARAPEPLDALARLLPDVHARLLDHARRLEQRNRDVQDVEFTVESGRLWLLQTRSAKRSPRGAVAFAAALAREGLISPAEAVSRVTADQVRALLAPGLDPGARAAAALVARGTPACPGVGAGVVVTDPDEAEARAADGAAVVLARRTTSPHDLHGMLAAAAIVTEVGGATSHAAVVSRELGVPCVVGCGEGTVTALDGGTVTVCGDTGEVLRGELPVRTVSEVDDEDLRLLTRWARAVAPLAAWRPDEAPAGAEVVHGLDVSSDSAVANALRDNVRAVVTDHPLPVMLAAMHARR is encoded by the coding sequence ATGCGTGTGACAGCGATCGGAGCGCCGAGGGTACTGATCCTCGACGGCTCCGTCGACCCGGACCCGGTGGTCGTCGGCGGCAAGGCAGCCGGTATCGCGCGCATGATCTCCGCGGGTTTCCCGGTGCCGCCCGCGTTCGCGGTGTCCACCGCGGTGTGCCGGGACTTCCTCGCCGGCGGTGACCCCGTGCTCGACGCGGTGTGGGCCGAAATCCGTGCTGCGATGGGCCATTTGGAGCAACAGACCGGCAAGGAGTTCGGCTCGGCCGACGCGCCGCTGCTCGTCTCCGTGCGCAGCGGTGCCGCGACGAGCATGCCCGGCATGATGGACACGGTCCTCAACCTGGGGCTGACCCCGGAGATCGCGGAGGGACTGGCACGCACCCGCGGCGCGGAGTACGCGCGCGACACCCGAAGCCGCTTCGAAAAGCTCTTCTCCGAAGTTGTCGGCGAGGAAGTCCCGGCCGATCCGTGGGACCAGCTGCGTCTCGCGATCGCGGCCGTCTTCCGGTCCTGGCGCTCGCCCCGTGCGGTGGCCTACCGGCGCAAACACCGGCTCGACGACGACGCGGGCACCGCCGTCACCGTGCAGGCGATGGTGTTCGGCAACGCCGACGAGCGCTCCGGAACCGGCGTTCTGTTCACCCGCAACCCGTCCACGGGCGAGCCCGCACCGTTCGGCGAGTGGCTGACCCGCGCGCAGGGTGAGGACGTGGTGTCCGGTGCCCGGGCGCCCGAGCCGCTGGACGCGCTTGCGCGGCTCCTGCCCGACGTCCACGCCCGGCTCCTCGACCACGCGCGACGTCTCGAACAGCGCAATCGCGATGTGCAGGACGTCGAGTTCACGGTGGAGAGCGGCAGGCTCTGGCTGCTGCAGACGCGTTCGGCGAAACGTTCTCCGCGCGGTGCGGTCGCTTTCGCCGCGGCGCTCGCCCGGGAAGGTCTCATCTCGCCTGCGGAAGCCGTCTCCCGGGTGACCGCGGACCAGGTGCGAGCCCTGCTGGCGCCCGGCTTGGACCCCGGCGCACGCGCCGCGGCCGCCCTGGTGGCGCGCGGCACGCCGGCCTGCCCGGGGGTGGGCGCCGGGGTCGTCGTGACCGACCCGGACGAGGCCGAAGCCCGTGCCGCCGACGGTGCGGCGGTGGTGCTCGCCCGCCGGACGACCAGCCCGCACGACCTGCACGGGATGCTCGCCGCCGCCGCGATCGTGACCGAGGTCGGTGGCGCCACCTCGCACGCGGCCGTGGTCAGCCGCGAACTCGGGGTGCCCTGCGTGGTCGGGTGCGGTGAGGGCACCGTGACCGCACTCGACGGTGGGACGGTCACCGTGTGCGGCGACACCGGCGAAGTGCTGCGAGGCGAACTCCCGGTCCGCACGGTGTCCGAAGTGGACGACGAAGACCTGCGCCTTCTCACGCGGTGGGCACGTGCGGTCGCACCGCTCGCGGCTTGGCGCCCGGACGAGGCGCCCGCCGGGGCCGAGGTCGTCCACGGGCTCGACGTCTCGTCGGACTCGGCTGTCGCGAACGCCTTGCGTGACAACGTTCGCGCCGTTGTCACCGACCATCCGCTGCCGGTGATGCTGGCCGCGATGCACGCGCGCCGCTGA
- a CDS encoding nitrate- and nitrite sensing domain-containing protein — MIARRRSTTSIRNRVLAIVLIPSAALLVTGASVAGYLISEGLAARDFSGYLGQAIDPLVQFESVVQQERTISLRALGGDQQARAGLAAQRDTTNAVLAQIAGLAEVVQNLNPDAVSQSNAAFAELSAQMTLTRQGIDAGAVPAADVDAFYTGLAGVVITGLEGSARTTPDAATAAEETTAVDLFWVTDLHSRAVGLAAGGMARGTLSVPDRLVVAQLTGAYRNQLRALTSRLTPAEKERYERLIASDAWRTATAVEDDLAQRGRTDVPVAGWLAAEEQVSAELLGLWGDHFRYAEGLAKDAADRSLTQSILAGSLVLVLSATAFVIAVRVANGLVRRLRRLRTNTLELADEKLPAMVARIADGEEVDVDAELTRVDHGTDEIGQVAEAFETAQRTAVAAAAAEAKTRGGFNKVFLDIAHRSQIVVHRQLEVLDVAESKQGDPEHLELLFQLDHLATHARRNAENLLILGGGQPGRKWRNPVRLEEIVRSAISETEDFVRVSAVRLPEVKILGAVVADLIHLLAELVDNATSFSPPDAPVSVRGNIVGKGVVVEVEDQGLGISFEERERLNETLRNPPDFQAMALAGQRHLGLFVTGQLAKRHEITVSLQESAYGGIKAIVLIPLSATEMEETVPQQQLSPAAARTGRHQAVRPDFVPQPAQDPVPRLPRKADSGHRQWPEEEPEPVAQPAASPSFDAFEPVTPVAAAERPQMPAPRERPSGSSRSTRPPLPRRQRQANLVPQLQLNAQETPKTSKPRHTRSPEEAQNSMTAFQRGTRQGRGLPTEHNR, encoded by the coding sequence GTGATCGCGCGCCGAAGATCGACGACGAGCATCCGCAACCGCGTTCTCGCGATCGTGCTCATCCCCAGCGCCGCCCTGCTGGTGACGGGCGCTTCGGTCGCCGGCTACCTCATCTCGGAGGGCTTGGCGGCGCGGGACTTCTCGGGCTACCTCGGGCAGGCGATCGACCCGCTGGTCCAGTTCGAGTCGGTGGTGCAGCAGGAACGCACGATCTCCCTGCGGGCACTGGGCGGTGACCAGCAGGCGCGGGCCGGGCTCGCGGCGCAGCGGGACACCACGAACGCGGTGCTCGCCCAGATCGCCGGGCTCGCCGAGGTGGTGCAGAACCTCAACCCGGACGCGGTCTCGCAGTCCAACGCCGCGTTCGCCGAGCTGTCCGCCCAGATGACGTTGACACGTCAGGGAATCGACGCGGGTGCCGTCCCCGCCGCCGACGTCGACGCCTTCTACACCGGCCTCGCCGGCGTGGTCATCACCGGGCTGGAAGGGTCGGCGCGCACCACCCCGGACGCGGCGACCGCCGCCGAGGAGACGACCGCGGTCGACCTGTTCTGGGTGACCGACCTGCATTCCCGTGCGGTCGGTCTCGCCGCGGGCGGGATGGCCAGGGGCACGCTGAGTGTGCCGGACCGGCTGGTCGTCGCCCAGCTGACCGGCGCCTACCGCAACCAGCTCCGGGCCTTGACCAGCCGCCTGACCCCGGCGGAGAAGGAGCGCTACGAACGCCTGATCGCCTCCGACGCGTGGCGGACCGCCACGGCCGTGGAGGACGACCTCGCGCAGCGCGGCCGGACCGACGTCCCGGTGGCCGGCTGGCTCGCCGCCGAGGAGCAGGTGTCCGCCGAGCTGCTCGGCCTGTGGGGCGACCACTTCCGGTACGCCGAGGGCCTCGCCAAGGACGCGGCGGACAGGTCGCTGACGCAGTCGATCCTCGCCGGGTCGCTCGTGCTCGTGTTGTCCGCCACGGCTTTCGTCATCGCCGTCCGCGTGGCCAACGGGCTCGTGCGCCGGCTGCGGAGGCTGCGCACGAACACCCTCGAACTGGCCGACGAGAAGCTGCCCGCGATGGTGGCGCGCATCGCCGACGGCGAGGAGGTCGACGTCGACGCCGAGCTGACCCGGGTCGACCACGGCACCGACGAGATCGGGCAGGTCGCCGAGGCCTTCGAAACCGCGCAGCGCACCGCGGTCGCCGCGGCCGCGGCGGAGGCGAAGACCCGGGGCGGCTTCAACAAGGTCTTCCTGGACATCGCGCACCGCAGTCAGATCGTCGTGCACCGGCAGCTGGAGGTGCTCGACGTGGCGGAGTCCAAGCAGGGCGACCCGGAACACCTCGAGCTGCTGTTCCAGCTCGACCACCTCGCCACCCACGCGCGGCGGAACGCGGAGAACCTTTTGATCCTGGGTGGCGGCCAGCCCGGCCGGAAGTGGCGCAACCCGGTGCGGCTGGAGGAGATCGTGCGCAGCGCGATCTCCGAGACCGAGGACTTCGTGCGGGTCAGCGCGGTCCGGCTGCCCGAGGTGAAGATCCTGGGCGCCGTGGTCGCCGACCTGATCCACCTCCTGGCTGAGCTCGTCGACAACGCGACGTCGTTCTCGCCGCCGGACGCCCCCGTGTCCGTGCGCGGCAACATCGTCGGCAAGGGCGTGGTGGTCGAGGTCGAGGACCAGGGGCTCGGCATCAGTTTCGAGGAACGGGAACGTCTCAACGAGACACTGCGCAACCCGCCGGACTTCCAGGCCATGGCACTGGCGGGGCAGCGGCACCTCGGCCTGTTCGTCACCGGGCAGCTGGCGAAGCGGCACGAGATCACGGTCAGCCTGCAGGAGTCCGCCTACGGCGGGATCAAGGCGATCGTGCTCATCCCGTTGTCCGCCACCGAGATGGAGGAGACGGTGCCGCAGCAGCAGTTGTCGCCCGCGGCCGCGCGCACCGGCAGGCACCAGGCGGTGCGGCCGGACTTCGTCCCGCAACCGGCGCAGGATCCCGTGCCGCGGCTGCCCCGCAAGGCCGACAGCGGTCACCGGCAGTGGCCCGAGGAAGAACCGGAGCCGGTCGCGCAGCCGGCGGCGTCGCCGAGTTTCGACGCGTTCGAACCGGTGACGCCGGTCGCGGCTGCCGAGCGGCCGCAGATGCCGGCACCGCGCGAGCGGCCGTCGGGTTCCTCGCGCAGCACGCGACCACCGCTGCCACGGCGCCAGCGTCAGGCGAACCTCGTGCCGCAGCTCCAGCTGAACGCCCAGGAGACGCCGAAAACCAGCAAGCCCAGGCACACCCGCAGTCCCGAGGAGGCCCAGAACTCGATGACGGCCTTCCAGCGGGGAACGCGCCAGGGGCGCGGCCTGCCGACTGAGCACAACCGATGA
- a CDS encoding roadblock/LC7 domain-containing protein, whose protein sequence is MNEDVVRAGASGLNWLLEDLVKRLAGAERAVALSADGLLLGRSAGLDRENGEHLAAMASAFRSLARGVGTQFDKGLVQQTVVELEYGYLVVTEAGEGACLALLASENADLGMIAYEMNVIVQQVGDTMAASPRGMLTEMPVPHTP, encoded by the coding sequence ATGAACGAAGACGTGGTCAGAGCCGGTGCGAGCGGCCTGAACTGGTTGCTCGAAGACCTGGTGAAGCGACTGGCCGGGGCCGAGCGGGCGGTGGCGCTGTCCGCCGACGGCCTGCTGCTGGGCCGCTCCGCGGGCCTCGACCGGGAGAACGGTGAACACCTCGCGGCGATGGCGTCGGCGTTCCGCAGCCTGGCGCGCGGGGTGGGCACCCAGTTCGACAAGGGACTGGTGCAGCAGACCGTCGTCGAACTCGAGTACGGCTACCTCGTGGTCACCGAGGCGGGCGAGGGTGCCTGCCTCGCGCTGCTGGCTTCGGAGAACGCCGACCTCGGCATGATCGCCTACGAGATGAACGTGATCGTGCAACAGGTCGGCGACACCATGGCGGCGAGCCCCAGGGGGATGCTGACGGAGATGCCGGTTCCGCACACGCCATGA
- a CDS encoding DUF742 domain-containing protein, which translates to MKHAGDDESFEFDPGPLIRPFAVTRGRAGKDLHELDIITLVVAVRPEADVAALDREYGEILRMCQRRPLSIAEISAQMGLLLAAVKVLVSDLISSGHLIFRSPPPPTTGRPDIKLLQAVLDGVRKL; encoded by the coding sequence ATGAAACACGCGGGGGACGACGAGTCGTTCGAGTTCGACCCCGGGCCGCTCATCCGCCCGTTCGCGGTGACCCGCGGGCGGGCCGGGAAGGACCTGCACGAACTCGACATCATCACGTTGGTGGTGGCTGTCCGCCCCGAGGCGGACGTCGCCGCGCTGGACCGGGAGTACGGGGAGATCCTGCGCATGTGCCAACGCCGGCCGCTCTCGATCGCCGAGATCTCGGCCCAGATGGGCTTGTTGCTGGCCGCGGTGAAGGTGCTCGTCAGTGACCTCATCAGTTCCGGTCACCTCATTTTCCGGTCGCCGCCTCCCCCCACCACGGGCAGGCCCGACATCAAACTTCTGCAGGCGGTGCTCGATGGCGTTCGAAAACTCTGA